From the Rhinolophus sinicus isolate RSC01 linkage group LG02, ASM3656204v1, whole genome shotgun sequence genome, one window contains:
- the LMNTD1 gene encoding lamin tail domain-containing protein 1 isoform X4, whose translation MKDIRTIQETSGALQSEVCEQKAKMKKQAQREGAHANLPRTLSPSVHFFSSMTDSDTTVLPSSRSLSTDVPLSYSLSSPLFSGVNIPTIAAKAPKSTIVSYSPSESSSGVNSIIIPKKETLLFHASGPAVTGEGEDYFLSLFGNSKKFTTDSSHAKKTWKHFSMILEEVSQSRSSALGDIKIAEVNTKGLFVKLINSSIDKELEIGNHILRQNVNGQTVSLYRFLSNITMQANSTVTVWAAASEAKHQPPSDFLWKEENKFSTSPNCTTILCKPNGEAIAWYTPIHWMQAWEKLDTDIEFERCSIVSPTSQRYKFHWPEVTTTSEKKQDRSKKDNSEHQMEPVQVFLKREKEVPPTLFPNRSPWCSSPGVPAHPYCPLIEPHNTSMAGSSLKRQPRLRQPGLIQPSLLKLHQN comes from the exons AAGAGAAGGTGCACATGCCAATCTCCCAAGAACACTATCACcttcagtacattttttttcaagtatgaCAGATTCAGATACCACAGTCCTGCCATCATCACGATCGTTATCCACTGACGTGCCTCTCAGTTACTCTCTATCCAGCCCTCTGTTTAGTGGAGTAAATATACCAACAATTGCAGCAAAGGCTCCTAAATCAACCATAGTGAGCTATTCCCCATCAGAAAGCAGCTCAG GAGTCAACAGCATTATAATTCCAAAGAAAGAGACTCTGTTGTTTCATGCTTCTGGGCCAGCTGTGACTGGGGAAGGAGAGGATTATTTCCTATCTTTGTTTGGCAATTCAAAGAAATTTACTACAGACTCATCTCATGCTAAGAAAACTTGGAAGCACTTTTCTATGATTCTTGAAGAAGTGAGCCAGTCTAGGTCAAG tGCTCTTGGAGACATTAAAATAGCTGAAGTGAACACCAAGGGTTTATTCGTGAAGCTCATTAACTCTTCCATTGACAAAGAACTGGAGATTGGAAATCATATACTCCGGCAAAATGTGAATGGACAAACAGTCTCTTTGTACCGATTCCTTTCAAATATCACAATGCAGGCCAATTCCACAGTAACA GTCTGGGCAGCAGCATCTGAAGCAAAGCATCAGCCACCATCAGATTTTctttggaaggaagaaaacaagtttAGCACAAGCCCGAATTGTACGACAATCCTGTGCAAACCTAATGGTGAG GCCATTGCCTGGTACACTCCTATTCACTGGATGCAAGCATGGGAAAAACTAGACACCGACATTGAATTTGAGAGATGCTCGATAGTAAGTCCAACATCTCAAAGGTACAAGTTTCATTGGCCAGAAGTTACAActacaagtgaaaaaaaacaagatcGTTCTAAGAAAGATAACTCAGAACATCAGATGGAACCAGTTCAAGTTTTTCTTAAGAG agaaaaagaagtccCACCAACCCTTTTCCCCAATCGTAGCCCGTGGTGCAGCAGTCCCGGTGTCCCTGCACACCCCTACTGTCCTCTGATTGAACCCCACAATACTAGCATGGCTGGGAGCAGCTTAAAGAGACAGCCCAGGCTCCGTCAGCCAGGCCTGATCCAGCCCAG
- the LMNTD1 gene encoding lamin tail domain-containing protein 1 isoform X3 yields MKDIRTIQETSGALQSEVCEQKAKMKKQAQREGAHANLPRTLSPSVHFFSSMTDSDTTVLPSSRSLSTDVPLSYSLSSPLFSGVNIPTIAAKAPKSTIVSYSPSESSSGVNSIIIPKKETLLFHASGPAVTGEGEDYFLSLFGNSKKFTTDSSHAKKTWKHFSMILEEVSQSRSSALGDIKIAEVNTKGLFVKLINSSIDKELEIGNHILRQNVNGQTVSLYRFLSNITMQANSTVTVWAAASEAKHQPPSDFLWKEENKFSTSPNCTTILCKPNGEAIAWYTPIHWMQAWEKLDTDIEFERCSIVSPTSQRYKFHWPEVTTTSEKKQDRSKKDNSEHQMEPVQVFLKREKEVPPTLFPNRSPWCSSPGVPAHPYCPLIEPHNTSMAGSSLKRQPRLRQPGLIQPRCCEVINLGV; encoded by the exons AAGAGAAGGTGCACATGCCAATCTCCCAAGAACACTATCACcttcagtacattttttttcaagtatgaCAGATTCAGATACCACAGTCCTGCCATCATCACGATCGTTATCCACTGACGTGCCTCTCAGTTACTCTCTATCCAGCCCTCTGTTTAGTGGAGTAAATATACCAACAATTGCAGCAAAGGCTCCTAAATCAACCATAGTGAGCTATTCCCCATCAGAAAGCAGCTCAG GAGTCAACAGCATTATAATTCCAAAGAAAGAGACTCTGTTGTTTCATGCTTCTGGGCCAGCTGTGACTGGGGAAGGAGAGGATTATTTCCTATCTTTGTTTGGCAATTCAAAGAAATTTACTACAGACTCATCTCATGCTAAGAAAACTTGGAAGCACTTTTCTATGATTCTTGAAGAAGTGAGCCAGTCTAGGTCAAG tGCTCTTGGAGACATTAAAATAGCTGAAGTGAACACCAAGGGTTTATTCGTGAAGCTCATTAACTCTTCCATTGACAAAGAACTGGAGATTGGAAATCATATACTCCGGCAAAATGTGAATGGACAAACAGTCTCTTTGTACCGATTCCTTTCAAATATCACAATGCAGGCCAATTCCACAGTAACA GTCTGGGCAGCAGCATCTGAAGCAAAGCATCAGCCACCATCAGATTTTctttggaaggaagaaaacaagtttAGCACAAGCCCGAATTGTACGACAATCCTGTGCAAACCTAATGGTGAG GCCATTGCCTGGTACACTCCTATTCACTGGATGCAAGCATGGGAAAAACTAGACACCGACATTGAATTTGAGAGATGCTCGATAGTAAGTCCAACATCTCAAAGGTACAAGTTTCATTGGCCAGAAGTTACAActacaagtgaaaaaaaacaagatcGTTCTAAGAAAGATAACTCAGAACATCAGATGGAACCAGTTCAAGTTTTTCTTAAGAG agaaaaagaagtccCACCAACCCTTTTCCCCAATCGTAGCCCGTGGTGCAGCAGTCCCGGTGTCCCTGCACACCCCTACTGTCCTCTGATTGAACCCCACAATACTAGCATGGCTGGGAGCAGCTTAAAGAGACAGCCCAGGCTCCGTCAGCCAGGCCTGATCCAGCCCAG